A single window of Electrophorus electricus isolate fEleEle1 chromosome 16, fEleEle1.pri, whole genome shotgun sequence DNA harbors:
- the LOC113580347 gene encoding 60S ribosomal protein L22-like isoform X1 — protein MKPDGDATVRAEPTEALEAELEVEAAASEEQPQQDQNSSPPQPKEPENINEAPDSTAAPPDKEANGRKPDPKNKTKAPVKTRLGPSGTKATTMMGTASRPGATQNRAANSLTRTTANGAAKRPAQSELKKAAPARVAAQVKRGPPTVAVVQKTQVKAAEQKPGGTSRPAAASVNSGPSPATSTLSTLNKKPAAAANSAAPKPKTTATRPATASAVKPSIAASSKAAPVPKTASHSRPATAPVPRSTTSSVPVKPTTKPTASRTAASAPPTARSASSQPSKFSATTAAVKKDVGNLPPVQQPENPLLPAAPPQPVLQLQRPQNLKSQNQLQLPNVCLQTLKGHKQDLMTLDPYQPGRLLQAPETLPYGLLQAGQLQHPTAPSREAAVLLFP, from the exons ATGAAACCTGATGGGGATGCCACAGTGCGGGCAGAGCCAACAGAAGCCCTGGAGGCGGAGCTTGAAGTTGAGGCAGCTGCCAGTGAGGAACAACCTCAGCAAGACCAGAATTCATCACCTCCACAGCCAAAGGAACCCGAAAACATAAACGAGGCACCAGACTCAACAGCGGCCCCTCCTGACAAGGAGGCCAATGGCAGGAAGCCCGACCCAAAAAACAAGACCAAAGCCCCAGTGAAGACCAGACTTGGTCCATCAGGAACCAAAGCAACGACCATGATGGGTACAGCCTCTCGCCCTGGGGCAACTCAAAATAGAGCAGCCAACAGCCTCACGAGGACCACTGCAAATGGTGCGGCCAAGAGACCTGCACAGTCTGAGCTGAAGAAAGCTGCCCCTGCTAGGGTAGCCGCCCAAGTCAAAAGGGGGCCTCCCACTGTGGCTGTAGTCCAGAAGACCCAGGTGAAAGCAGCTGAACAGAAGCCTGGTGGGACCAGCAGACCAGCAGCGGCTTCCGTGAACAGTGGGCCAAGTCCAGCAACGTCTACGCTGTCCACACTGAACAAAAAGCCTGCTGCTGCAGCCAACAGTGCTGCACCCAAACCCAAGACCACAG CCACTAGGCCAGCAACTGCATCGGCTGTGAAACCCAGCATTGCTGCTTCTTCCAAGGCTGCCCCCGTTCCCAAGACGGCCA gccactcTAGGCCTGCCACAGCACCTGTTCCTCGTTCTACAACTTCCTCAGTTCCAGTTAAACCAACTACCAAGCCTACAGCCTCAAGAACAGCTGCCTCAGCACCACCTACTGCCCGCTCTGCATCATCACAGCCCTCCAAGTTCTCGGCTACAACTGCAGCAGTCAAGAAAG ATGTTGGAAACCTTCCTCCAGTGCAGCAGCCAGAAAACCCCTTGCTTCCAGCAGCACCACCACAGCCCGTCCTACAGCTGCAAAGACCTCAAAACCTGAAGTCACAAAACCAGCTACAGCTGCCAAACGTCTGCCTGCAGACACTAAAAGGACACAAACAAGATCTGATGACTCTAGACCCATACCAACCCGGAAGGTTACTCCAAGCCCCCGAAACACTCCCTTACGGCCTGCTTCAAGCAGGACAGCTACAGCATCCAACAGCCCCAAGCAGGGAGGCAGCAGTACTCCTGTTTCCCTGA
- the mcoln1a gene encoding mucolipin-1a: MAVVDKNNSIHDSSEKQRLLSPVTRYGSRDFGDDHGSPRWSPAAGTWVTVDKDEEELRRKLKYFFMSPCDKFHAKGRKPIKLGLQILKIIIVTVQLVFFGLSNQMVVTFKEENTASFKHLFLKDYDDDTDEMLAVYTQTDVYDRIYYAIEQYLALPETTVGRYAYVYGVGVNGSALSLCQQYYKKGQIDPANDTFNIDPHVITDCIGVTPLAPPPGAMMESDYKNFSLKFHKLINVTISFQLKAINLQTIINNEIPDCYTFVITIVLDNKAHSGKVKISLDNEVLIKECRDPSVSGHVEGYARMGFDVVVAVVCTLSLLLCGRSIVRGILLQQEFVQYFKDRLNRSVCWGDRLEFINGWYILLIISDLLTITGSFIKIRIEMKNISSYDVCGILLGTSTLLVWVGVIRYFSFFQKYNILIVTLRAAFPNVIRFCCCVAVIYLGYCFCGWIVLGPYHVKFRSLSMVSEWSVLANK, from the exons AAAAGCAAAGGTTACTGTCTCCAGTGACTCGCTATGGATCCCGTGACTTTGGTGATGACCATGGCAGTCCCAGGTGGTCCCCAGCAGCAGGAACCTGGGTGACTGTGGACAAGGATGAGGAAGAGTTGCGCAGGAAACTGAAATATTTCTTCATGAGCCCATGTGATAAGTTCCATGCCAAAGGCAGGAAGCCAATTAAACTGGGTCTGCAGATCCTAAAGATCATCATAGTCACAGTGCAG ctggtgTTTTTTGGCTTGAGTAACCAGATGGTTGTGACATTTAAAGAAGAGAATACAGCCTCCTTTAAACACCTCTTCCTCAAAGACTATGATGACGACACAGATGAAATGCTGGCAGTGTACACGCAGACTGACGTGTATGACCGCATCTACTACGCAATAGAGCAG TACCTGGCCCTGCCAGAGACCACCGTTGGCCGCTATGCGTACGTGTATGGCGTTGGGGTCAACGGCagtgctctgtctctctgccagcAGTACTACAAAAAGGGCCAAATAGACCCTGCCAACGACACCTTCAACATCGATCCCCACGTCATCACAG aCTGTATAGGTGTCACACCACTTGCCCCTCCTCCAGGTGCTATGATGGAAAGTGACTACAAAAATTTTAGCCTCAAATTTCATAA ACTCATCAACGTGACGATCAGTTTTCAGCTGAAAGCTATAAACCTTCAGACCATCATAAACAATGAGATTCCGGACTGCTACACTTTTGTAATCACA ATAGTGCTGGATAACAAGGCTCACAGTGGCAAGGTGAAGATCAGTCTGGACAACGAGGTCTTGATTAAGGAGTGCAGAGACCCCAGCGTGTCCGGCCATG tggAGGGCTATGCTCGGATGGGCTTTGACGTGGTCGTAGCAGTGGTGTGTaccctctctctgctgctctgtgggCGCTCTATTGTCAGAGGAATCCTCCTTCAGCAG GAGTTTGTGCAGTACTTTAAGGACAGGCTGAACcgcagtgtgtgctggggggaCCGGCTGGAGTTCATCAACGGCTGGTacatcctcctcatcatcagcGACCTGCTCACCATCACCGGCTCCTTCATCAAGATCCGCATTGAGATGAAG AACATCTCATCCTACGACGTGTGTGGAATTCTGCTGGGAACATCAACCCTgctggtgtgggtgggggtcaTTCGATACTTCAGTTTCTTCCAGAAGTACAAT ATCCTGATAGTGACGTTGCGGGCAGCGTTCCCTAACGTCATCCGCTTCTGCTGTTGTGTGGCGGTGATCTACCTGGGTTACTGCTTTTGCGGGTGGATTGTCCTAGGACCCTATCATGTCAAG TTCCGCTCTCTGTCCATGGTGTCGGAGTGGTCTGTTCTCGCTAATAAATGA
- the LOC113580347 gene encoding uncharacterized protein PB18E9.04c-like isoform X2 — protein MKPDGDATVRAEPTEALEAELEVEAAASEEQPQQDQNSSPPQPKEPENINEAPDSTAAPPDKEANGRKPDPKNKTKAPVKTRLGPSGTKATTMMGTASRPGATQNRAANSLTRTTANGAAKRPAQSELKKAAPARVAAQVKRGPPTVAVVQKTQVKAAEQKPGGTSRPAAASVNSGPSPATSTLSTLNKKPAAAANSAAPKPKTTATRPATASAVKPSIAASSKAAPVPKTARPATAPVPRSTTSSVPVKPTTKPTASRTAASAPPTARSASSQPSKFSATTAAVKKDVGNLPPVQQPENPLLPAAPPQPVLQLQRPQNLKSQNQLQLPNVCLQTLKGHKQDLMTLDPYQPGRLLQAPETLPYGLLQAGQLQHPTAPSREAAVLLFP, from the exons ATGAAACCTGATGGGGATGCCACAGTGCGGGCAGAGCCAACAGAAGCCCTGGAGGCGGAGCTTGAAGTTGAGGCAGCTGCCAGTGAGGAACAACCTCAGCAAGACCAGAATTCATCACCTCCACAGCCAAAGGAACCCGAAAACATAAACGAGGCACCAGACTCAACAGCGGCCCCTCCTGACAAGGAGGCCAATGGCAGGAAGCCCGACCCAAAAAACAAGACCAAAGCCCCAGTGAAGACCAGACTTGGTCCATCAGGAACCAAAGCAACGACCATGATGGGTACAGCCTCTCGCCCTGGGGCAACTCAAAATAGAGCAGCCAACAGCCTCACGAGGACCACTGCAAATGGTGCGGCCAAGAGACCTGCACAGTCTGAGCTGAAGAAAGCTGCCCCTGCTAGGGTAGCCGCCCAAGTCAAAAGGGGGCCTCCCACTGTGGCTGTAGTCCAGAAGACCCAGGTGAAAGCAGCTGAACAGAAGCCTGGTGGGACCAGCAGACCAGCAGCGGCTTCCGTGAACAGTGGGCCAAGTCCAGCAACGTCTACGCTGTCCACACTGAACAAAAAGCCTGCTGCTGCAGCCAACAGTGCTGCACCCAAACCCAAGACCACAG CCACTAGGCCAGCAACTGCATCGGCTGTGAAACCCAGCATTGCTGCTTCTTCCAAGGCTGCCCCCGTTCCCAAGACGGCCAG GCCTGCCACAGCACCTGTTCCTCGTTCTACAACTTCCTCAGTTCCAGTTAAACCAACTACCAAGCCTACAGCCTCAAGAACAGCTGCCTCAGCACCACCTACTGCCCGCTCTGCATCATCACAGCCCTCCAAGTTCTCGGCTACAACTGCAGCAGTCAAGAAAG ATGTTGGAAACCTTCCTCCAGTGCAGCAGCCAGAAAACCCCTTGCTTCCAGCAGCACCACCACAGCCCGTCCTACAGCTGCAAAGACCTCAAAACCTGAAGTCACAAAACCAGCTACAGCTGCCAAACGTCTGCCTGCAGACACTAAAAGGACACAAACAAGATCTGATGACTCTAGACCCATACCAACCCGGAAGGTTACTCCAAGCCCCCGAAACACTCCCTTACGGCCTGCTTCAAGCAGGACAGCTACAGCATCCAACAGCCCCAAGCAGGGAGGCAGCAGTACTCCTGTTTCCCTGA
- the LOC118242699 gene encoding uncharacterized protein LOC118242699, with product MAMVGLEPLGVQLVAESPVSLQSGPVEQEAHKCDDYIAVVASTAQEVLPPEPVTTSAFELPVAATVPPKGIDAAEKAEQLIHNDEDEKAEQLIHNDAAEKAEQLIHNDAAEKAEQLIHNDAAEKAEQLIHNDEDEKAEQLIHNDEDEEEEKEGSQQVSVSDMSGTQPTEESRPGSAGLTGSVWRAGGVASELDSEDVSCSQQGGSELSAPGVLEGTESIDDLGDASLKGADGEGASAGSPDFERVPDIPANEDDDDEDDDYDRVYDMEVGSERAEDLHRQCHDNEDEDEDVEMASEGITESGLESYGNADEDDFAEDYRLDNLNRMQAPPIVPLAPPAAQWGQANLFADPWVQPLQPDPAPLSSPPSNPWQQDSETPTQAPAQAWLEVGNAEGGPSSPHPPAFMDPTPSSSQHVPVHATDLDACLKPGLAPSLQNVSHSSTLSGPELLAHSCSDTSTPEELKDYSISPGLEDQQQQSLPVNPAPVALPDIMQDLGICLQHADEELKTLPADDVLGGLRTAPTSAASSSSSATREASDTEGEMQISEPTAEPVATGHECFSSTQVAPSFSVLQEREEACVEMEGGGGSDTPQSATSAASYGFDCTSNSNAQSTTESCAKSPGIFSLENEEQLPDEAKDPSLIKELTLTPTGAPGDVDLLNIGQQGEPQPKPEHQYMLCGKASEEMPESCSLGPDVPTEGRLTDTSSSENREDDWDHSSQHPYYSTVCEKTDSSLAGRNLCFLQEMPTIDLQPRLRPHVDHITHLPHLPVSLNPRAQSTGTNAQLRRLERHQQKLWEIEQRHEQQSRRAERREEEEQHKEVLVEEAQEGELKESELENQRRHLLQLQLQQEQKELEQRQQIMQWQQELEQRNKHQNKQQKAMTTVLLSPSGLCTIYEALEPSEAEDDYQGNRKVEEMVIKEKAEMTECERSIKGMSSDMETHSSSPKNNASGDDSLCDWAESIKDQAQLNPPAALEQPPLTPSHLPQWPCPPELDWSKKVDIVQQLINQTLLLSGDGCPPLLLTSAGGTLSPLETSLWPDLLPPITPTSATVTCVSSFSPEASGSSPQGEWTVVEVETHH from the exons ATGGCAATGGTAGGTCTTGAGCCATTGGGTGTACAGCTAGTAGCTGAAAGTCCTGTTAGTCTTCAGTCTGGCCCAGTGGAACAGGAAGCTCACAAATGTGATGACTATATTGCGGTCGTGGCTTCAACAGCCCAGGAAGTGTTGCCACCAGAACCTGTAACCACTTCTGCATTTGAGCTCCCTGTTGCTGCCACTGTGCCCCCTAAGGGTATTGATGCAGCTGAGAAGGCGGAGCAGTTGATTCACAACGATGAAGATGAGAAGGCAGAGCAATTGATTCACAATGATGCAGCTGAGAAGGCAGAGCAATTGATTCACAACGATGCAGCTGAGAAGGCAGAGCAATTGATTCACAACGATGCAGCTGAGAAGGCAGAGCAATTGATTCACAACGATGAAGATGAGAAGGCGGAGCAATTGATTCacaatgatgaagatgaagaggaggaaaaggagggTAGTCAgcaggtgtctgtgtctgacaTGAGTGGTACGCAGCCTACAGAGGAGTCCAGGCCCGGCTCGGCCGGTCTGACTGGATCAGTGTGGCGAGCAGGGGGCGTGGCTTCAGAACTCGACTCTGAGGATGTTAGCTGTAGCCAGCAAGGAGGCTCCGAGCTTAGTGCTCCTGGTGTCCTTGAGGGCACTGAGAGTATAGATGATTTAGGTGATGCCAGCCTGAAAGGTGCTGATGGTGAAGGTGCATCTGCTGGATCTCCAGATTTTGAGAGGGTCCCTGACATTCCTGCcaatgaagatgatgatgatgaagatgacgaCTATGATCGTGTCTATGATATGGAAGTGGGTTCTGAAAGAGCAGAAGACCTACACAGGCAGTGCCATGAcaatgaggatgaggatgaagatgtGGAGATGGCCAGTGAAGGCATTACTGAGAGTGGGCTTGAAAGTTATGGAAATGCAGACGAAGATGACTTTGCAGAAGACTACAGATTGGACAACCTGAACCGTATGCAAGCGCCACCCATTGTTCCTTTGGCTCCTCCTGCAGCCCAGTGGGGCCAAGCAAATCTTTTTGCTGATCCCTGGGTCCAGCCACTTCAACCAGACCCAGCTCCCCTCTCTAGTCCTCCATCTAACCCCTGGCAACAAGATTCAGAAACCCCAACCCAAGCCCCTGCCCAGGCTTGGCTGGAGGTGGGAAATGCTGAAGGAGGCCCATCCTCACCTCATCCCCCAGCTTTTATGGATCCCACCCCAAGTTCATCCCAGCATGTCCCAGTGCATGCAACAGATTTGGATGCCTGCCTCAAACCAGGCTTGGCACCCAGTCTCCAAAACGTGTCTCATTCTAGCACATTGAGTGGTCCAGAACTACTCGCACACAGTTGCAGTGATACCAGCACCCCTGAGGAACTAAAAGATTACAGTATAAGCCCTGGATTGGAGGACCAGCAACAGCAGTCTCTACCAGTCAACCCTGCTCCTGTCGCTCTGCCGGACATCATGCAAGATTTGGGAATTTGTCTTCAACATGCTGATGAAGAACTAAAGACTCTGCCTGCTGATGATGTGTTGGGTGGTCTAAGAACTGCACCAACATCTgctgcatcatcatcatcttcagcCACGAGAGAAGCTAGTGACACTGAAGGCGAGATGCAGATCAGTGAGCCTACTGCAGAACCTGTTGCCACTGGTCATGAATGCTTTAGCAGCACACAAGTTGCTCCGAGCTTTTCTGTGTTGCAGGAGCGTGAGGAGGCCTGTGTGGAGATGGAAGGAGGTGGGGGTAGTGACACCCCTCAGTCTGCCACCTCAGCTGCTTCCTATGGCTTTGACTGTACCTCCAATTCCAATGCCCAATCTACAACTGAGAGCTGTGCTAAAAGCCCAGGAATATTCTCCCTGGAGAATGAAGAGCAGCTTCCGGATGAGGCCAAAGATCCATCACTTATCAAGGAGCTAACCCTTACACCCACTGGTGCTCCTGGAGATGTCGACCTGCTTAACATTGGCCAGCAAGGGGAGCCTCAGCCCAAGCCTGAGCATCAGTACATGCTCTGTGGGAAGGCCAGTGAAGAAATGCCGGAGTCATGCTCACTAGGGCCCGACGTGCCCACTGAGGGAAGACTGACCGACACTTCCTCCTCGGAGAACCGAGAAGACGACTGGGATCATAGTTCTCAGCATCCATACTACTCCACTGTATGTGAAAAGACTGATAGCTCCTTGGCAG GAAGGAACCTCTGCTTCTTGCAAGAAATGCCCACAATCGACCTGCAGCCCCGCCTCCGGCCACATGTGGATCACATAACCCACTTGCCTCATTTGCCTGTCAGCCTTAATCCTCGAGCGCAGAGCACAGGCACCAATGCTCAGCTCCGACGGCTAGAGCGTCACCAGCAGAAGCTCTGGGAGATTGAACAGCGCCATGAGCAACAGAGCCGACGGGCTGAGAGAcgcgaggaggaggagcagcacAAGGAGGTGCTTGTGGAGGAAGCGCAAGAGGGGGAGCTGAAGGAGAGTGAGTTGGAGAACCAGAGGAGGCATCTGCTTCAGCTGCAGCTTCaacaggagcagaaggagctggagcagaggcagcagaTCATGCAGTGGCAGCAAGAACTGGAACAACGAAATAAGCACCAGAACAAGCAACAAAAGGCAATGACTACAGTTCTTCTCTCCCCTTCTGGACTTTGCACCATCTATGAAGCATTGGAGCCCAGCGAGGCAGAGGACGACTACCAAGGCAATAGGAAAGTAGAGGAAATGGTGATAAAAGAGAAGGCAGaaatgacagaatgtgaaagaTCCATTAAAGGCATGAGTAGCGACATGGAGACCCATTCCAGTTCTCCAAAAAACAATGCTTCGGGAGATGATTCACTGTGTGACTGGGCAGAATCAATCAAGGACCAGGCACAGCTAAACCCTCCTGCTGCGCTTGAACAGCCTCCTCTCACGCCCTCCCACCTACCCCAGTGGCCCTGTCCTCCAGAGCTTGACTGGAGCAAGAAGGTCGACATCGTCCAGCAGCTGATCAACCAGACACTGCTGCTGTCCGGAGATGGCTGCCCACCGCTCCTGCTCACGTCAGCGGGGGGAACGCTCAGTCCTTTGGAGACCAGCCTGTGGCCTGACCTCTTGCCCCCAATCACCCCAACCTCTGCCACAGTCACATGCGTGAGCAGCTTTTCGCCTGAGGCTTCAGGTAGCTCCCCTCAAGGGGAGTGGACAGTAGTCGAGGTGGAGACTCATCATTAA